The following are encoded in a window of Arthrobacter woluwensis genomic DNA:
- a CDS encoding alkaline phosphatase family protein: protein MKLRITSRLGKTLAGVLAVGALSASLLAGGTAATAGTTLPAHDSQHQNDQGQNSQGRDGASKIGHVWTIILENKSYEATFTGLNQNDYLWKTLPSYGALLTQYYGTGHFSLDNYISLVGGQSPAPDNQNDCPQYTDVSPGTPAADGQVLASKGCVYPASTKTLFNQLDDKHVSWKAYMQDMGNDAGREDVYRCGIPGDPSGAGVKDPSGATATDQYVAKHNPTAWFHSVIDNPQDCKNVVPLSGYHATPGHPALTGLEEDLKSVRTTPKFNWITPGNCSDAHDATCKGPGQNMSGDPNSRQGGLYASDNFLKKYVPMIMNSPAFQQDGLIQIIFDEAMPPYKMYGNSIADLGTQTGPWGNNSGPAMGTDSGTGASAQAEANTGQSVVACCNELPGPNTSQPGFQAFNQDTTPGGGITGAVMISRFIKPGSVSNQPYNHYSWLRSMEDLFGVHDGGTDGRGHLGFAAADGLRPFGGDVYNNPSGRALQPTPSGAITYPAVAGVKDTGIPVIPAGSVYARH, encoded by the coding sequence ATGAAATTGCGGATCACCAGCCGCCTCGGGAAGACCTTGGCCGGAGTGCTGGCCGTGGGCGCCCTGAGCGCCTCCCTGCTGGCGGGCGGCACCGCCGCCACCGCCGGAACCACCCTCCCCGCGCACGATTCCCAGCATCAGAACGACCAGGGCCAGAACAGCCAGGGACGGGACGGGGCGTCGAAGATCGGCCACGTCTGGACCATCATCCTCGAGAACAAGTCCTACGAAGCCACCTTCACGGGCCTGAACCAGAACGACTACCTCTGGAAGACCCTTCCGTCTTACGGCGCGCTGCTCACGCAGTACTACGGCACGGGCCACTTCAGCCTGGACAACTACATCAGCCTGGTCGGCGGCCAGTCCCCGGCTCCGGACAACCAGAACGACTGTCCCCAGTACACGGACGTCTCGCCGGGCACCCCCGCGGCCGATGGCCAGGTCCTGGCGTCCAAGGGCTGCGTCTACCCGGCCTCCACCAAGACGCTCTTCAACCAGCTCGACGACAAGCACGTCAGCTGGAAGGCCTACATGCAGGACATGGGCAACGACGCCGGCCGCGAGGACGTCTACCGCTGCGGCATCCCGGGCGACCCGTCCGGCGCCGGCGTGAAGGACCCCTCCGGCGCGACCGCCACGGACCAGTACGTCGCCAAGCACAACCCCACGGCCTGGTTCCACTCCGTGATCGACAACCCGCAGGACTGCAAGAACGTGGTCCCGCTCTCCGGCTACCACGCCACCCCCGGCCACCCGGCCCTCACCGGCCTGGAGGAGGACCTCAAGTCCGTCCGCACCACGCCGAAGTTCAACTGGATCACCCCGGGCAACTGCTCCGACGCACACGATGCCACCTGCAAGGGCCCCGGCCAGAACATGAGCGGCGACCCGAACAGCCGCCAGGGCGGTCTCTACGCGTCGGACAACTTCCTCAAGAAGTACGTCCCGATGATCATGAACTCCCCCGCGTTCCAGCAGGACGGCCTGATCCAAATCATCTTCGATGAGGCCATGCCGCCGTACAAGATGTACGGCAACTCGATCGCGGACCTCGGCACCCAGACGGGTCCGTGGGGCAACAACAGCGGCCCCGCCATGGGGACCGACTCCGGCACCGGCGCCTCCGCTCAGGCCGAGGCCAACACGGGCCAGTCCGTGGTCGCGTGCTGCAACGAACTTCCCGGCCCGAACACCAGCCAGCCGGGCTTCCAGGCGTTCAACCAGGACACCACCCCGGGCGGCGGCATCACGGGCGCCGTCATGATCTCCCGCTTCATCAAGCCGGGCTCGGTCAGCAACCAGCCGTACAACCACTACAGCTGGCTGCGCAGCATGGAGGACCTCTTCGGCGTCCACGACGGCGGCACGGACGGCCGGGGACACCTCGGCTTCGCGGCGGCCGACGGGCTCCGCCCCTTCGGCGGCGACGTCTACAACAACCCGTCCGGCCGGGCCCTCCAGCCCACGCCGTCCGGCGCGATCACGTACCCGGCCGTGGCCGGCGTGAAGGACACGGGCATCCCGGTCATCCCGGCCGGCAGCGTCTACGCCCGCCACTGA
- a CDS encoding beta-glucosidase family protein, with translation MAESPSTDSTSTDAQQREAIAQAISRLSLEDKVRLLTGETAFTLPGNAAIGLAPLAFSDGPTGVRGLKFMGGDAVALFPNATLIASSWDDAIAEEVGGMLSEEAHRQNIHVVLGPTINLHRTPLGGRLFEAYSEDPYLTGRAASAYVRGLQDGAPDPDGTGRRGGGTGACLKHLVANESEILRNFMNSQVSETALREVYLLPFEMAVQDARPWAMMAAYNDINGITATEQDHIQNGIVKGEWGWDGLIMSDWFATKRTVESANGGLDLVMPGPSGPWGERLVAAVRRGDVAESTVDEHIARLLLLARRTGAFAADGASPFASGMPAPDSAERREQLRRIASRGMTLLKNADGVLPLAGDGPVALVGRSAVATVCMGGGSAQVTPPYQVTIAEGLSARLGDRLTVVDGVAIRRRPVAASAEFLSDPVSGEPGIRVTQLAADGREISSAHSPVASLSTGFDDPSQESPAAVRLDAVLSSGGTVRVGGIGAGHWRLVVTGPDGAVLAELDRDVTTEGFDPGEGILRPPAFSEVLDLPEGSRISATQTFRPVDWRAVLAAQPHVRVAEESHLFAASGVGLATLVAEPIPVSDDDALAAAEDAARRAGTAVVVVGLTEEDETEAADKHTLALPGRQDELVTRVAAAAERTVVVVNAATPVLMPWLDAVDAVLVVGLPGQEGGHAVADVLTGEAEPTGRLVTSFPSADGAAPAWSTQPDETLTLDYSDGTAIGYRGYHAGDAPEPLFWFGAGLGFGAWEYADAALTDDDGVPSVSLTLRNVSARDSREVVQLYYVPAEAGQPVRLAGYTNVEVPAGGSVPVVVRADPRLLRRWDEADGSWRELTGGEFLLARGLGDVRARVSWR, from the coding sequence ATGGCCGAGAGCCCCAGCACGGACAGCACCAGCACGGACGCCCAGCAGCGGGAGGCGATCGCCCAGGCGATCAGCCGGCTCAGCCTCGAGGACAAGGTCCGGCTCCTGACCGGCGAGACCGCGTTCACCTTGCCCGGAAACGCCGCGATCGGCCTCGCGCCCCTCGCCTTCTCCGACGGACCCACCGGCGTGCGCGGGCTGAAGTTCATGGGCGGCGACGCCGTCGCGCTCTTCCCCAACGCCACCCTCATCGCGTCCTCCTGGGACGACGCGATCGCCGAGGAAGTGGGCGGGATGCTGTCCGAGGAGGCGCACCGCCAGAACATCCACGTCGTCCTCGGACCGACCATCAACCTGCACCGCACCCCCTTGGGCGGCCGGCTCTTCGAGGCCTACTCGGAGGACCCGTACCTGACCGGCCGGGCGGCGAGCGCCTATGTCCGCGGTCTCCAGGACGGCGCGCCAGACCCCGACGGCACCGGACGGCGCGGCGGCGGCACGGGGGCGTGCCTCAAGCACCTCGTGGCCAACGAATCCGAGATCCTGCGCAATTTCATGAACTCCCAGGTCTCCGAAACGGCCCTGCGCGAGGTGTACCTCCTGCCGTTCGAGATGGCCGTTCAGGATGCTCGCCCGTGGGCCATGATGGCCGCGTACAACGACATCAACGGCATCACCGCCACCGAGCAGGACCACATCCAGAACGGGATCGTGAAGGGCGAGTGGGGCTGGGACGGCCTCATCATGAGCGACTGGTTCGCCACCAAGCGCACCGTGGAGTCGGCCAACGGCGGCCTGGACCTGGTCATGCCGGGTCCGTCCGGCCCGTGGGGCGAGCGGCTCGTGGCCGCCGTCCGACGCGGTGACGTGGCCGAGAGCACCGTGGACGAGCACATCGCCCGCCTGCTCCTCCTGGCCCGCCGCACCGGCGCCTTCGCCGCGGACGGGGCCTCGCCCTTCGCATCCGGTATGCCGGCCCCGGACTCCGCCGAGCGACGGGAGCAGCTGCGCCGCATCGCCTCCCGCGGCATGACCCTGCTGAAGAACGCCGACGGCGTCCTCCCCCTGGCCGGCGACGGCCCGGTCGCGCTCGTGGGCCGCTCCGCCGTGGCCACCGTCTGCATGGGCGGCGGCTCGGCGCAGGTCACGCCGCCGTACCAGGTCACCATCGCCGAGGGTCTGAGCGCCCGGCTCGGGGACCGCCTGACCGTGGTGGACGGGGTGGCCATCCGCCGCCGCCCGGTCGCCGCCTCCGCGGAGTTCCTCAGCGACCCGGTCTCGGGCGAGCCCGGGATCCGTGTCACCCAGCTCGCCGCCGACGGCCGTGAGATCTCCAGCGCGCACTCCCCCGTGGCCTCCCTCAGCACCGGCTTCGACGACCCGAGCCAGGAATCGCCCGCGGCCGTCCGCCTCGACGCCGTGCTCAGCAGCGGCGGGACCGTCCGGGTGGGCGGCATCGGCGCGGGTCACTGGCGCCTCGTCGTCACCGGGCCGGACGGCGCGGTGCTCGCCGAGCTCGACCGTGACGTCACCACCGAAGGCTTCGACCCGGGTGAAGGCATCCTCCGCCCACCCGCCTTCTCCGAGGTCCTCGACCTTCCCGAGGGCAGCCGGATCAGCGCCACCCAGACGTTCCGGCCGGTGGACTGGCGCGCTGTCCTGGCCGCGCAGCCGCACGTGCGCGTCGCCGAGGAGAGCCACCTGTTCGCGGCGTCCGGGGTGGGGCTGGCCACCCTCGTGGCCGAGCCGATCCCCGTCAGCGACGACGACGCCCTCGCCGCCGCCGAGGACGCCGCGCGCCGGGCGGGGACCGCCGTCGTCGTGGTCGGGCTGACGGAGGAGGACGAGACAGAGGCCGCGGACAAGCACACCCTCGCCCTGCCCGGCCGCCAGGACGAGCTCGTGACCCGGGTCGCCGCGGCGGCCGAGCGGACCGTGGTGGTGGTCAACGCCGCCACCCCGGTCCTCATGCCGTGGCTCGACGCGGTGGACGCGGTGCTGGTCGTGGGCCTGCCGGGCCAGGAGGGCGGCCATGCCGTGGCCGACGTCCTCACGGGCGAGGCCGAGCCCACGGGCCGCCTCGTCACGAGTTTCCCCTCCGCCGACGGTGCGGCCCCGGCCTGGAGCACTCAGCCGGACGAGACACTGACCCTCGATTACAGCGACGGCACCGCCATCGGCTACCGCGGCTATCACGCCGGCGACGCGCCCGAGCCCCTGTTCTGGTTCGGCGCCGGCCTGGGCTTCGGCGCGTGGGAGTACGCGGACGCCGCTCTCACGGACGACGACGGCGTGCCCTCCGTGTCCCTGACGCTTCGGAACGTCTCGGCACGGGACAGCCGTGAAGTGGTGCAGCTCTACTACGTCCCCGCGGAAGCCGGGCAGCCCGTCCGTCTGGCCGGGTACACGAACGTCGAGGTCCCGGCGGGCGGCTCGGTCCCTGTTGTTGTCCGCGCCGATCCGCGCCTGTTGCGCCGCTGGGACGAGGCGGACGGATCCTGGCGGGAGCTCACGGGCGGCGAATTCCTCCTGGCCCGCGGCCTCGGCGATGTCCGGGCCCGGGTGTCGTGGAGATGA
- a CDS encoding MFS transporter yields MTASTPSAPTVDAAKPSARRTLISTGIGNAAEWYDWAIYATFAPYFSKQLFNPADPTSAILSTLAIFAVGFVARPFGGFVFGWVGDRFGRKNAMTLTVAMAAIGSLLIGIAPTFAAVGAFASLLLLVARLIQGLAHGGELPSSQTYLAEMAPREKRGFWATLIYFSGTLGNMLGALLGAILAALLPKAEMAAWGWRLPFILGALMGLYGLVMRARMPETEAFEELKTGSATREQGFGALMRDIVAHRKQAAQVIGMTLGLTVIYYVWAIVAPTYAATSLKLDPGQALWAGFAANIVFLIALPFWGRLSDRIGRKPVLIIGGVGCAALHFPMTWLLRDSVWQLFVSMAVMLVFIAAGAAIAPAVYAELFPAKVRTAGVGIPYALAVAAFGGTAPYLQTLFTDVVKQPWMFNLYAVVLSIISILVVLRLPETRGKDLSS; encoded by the coding sequence ATGACCGCCAGCACGCCCTCAGCCCCCACCGTCGACGCCGCCAAGCCGTCCGCGCGTCGCACCCTCATCAGCACCGGTATCGGAAACGCCGCCGAATGGTACGACTGGGCGATCTACGCGACCTTCGCGCCGTACTTCTCGAAGCAGCTCTTCAACCCCGCGGATCCCACGTCGGCCATCCTCTCGACGCTGGCGATCTTCGCCGTCGGCTTCGTGGCGCGGCCGTTCGGCGGGTTCGTCTTCGGATGGGTCGGCGACCGTTTCGGCCGCAAGAACGCGATGACCCTGACGGTCGCGATGGCGGCGATCGGCAGTCTGCTGATCGGCATCGCCCCGACCTTCGCCGCGGTCGGCGCGTTCGCGTCCCTGCTGCTCCTGGTGGCCCGCCTGATCCAGGGCCTGGCGCACGGCGGCGAGCTGCCGTCGTCGCAGACGTATCTCGCGGAGATGGCGCCGCGGGAGAAGCGAGGCTTCTGGGCCACGCTCATCTACTTCTCCGGCACCCTGGGGAACATGCTCGGCGCGCTGCTGGGCGCGATCCTGGCGGCGCTGCTGCCGAAGGCTGAGATGGCGGCGTGGGGCTGGCGGCTGCCGTTCATCCTCGGCGCCCTCATGGGCCTGTACGGCCTGGTGATGCGGGCGCGGATGCCGGAGACCGAGGCCTTCGAGGAGCTGAAGACCGGGAGTGCGACGCGGGAGCAGGGGTTCGGAGCCCTGATGCGGGACATCGTGGCACACCGGAAGCAGGCGGCACAGGTGATCGGCATGACGCTGGGCCTGACGGTCATCTACTACGTGTGGGCCATCGTTGCGCCGACCTATGCGGCCACGAGCCTCAAACTGGATCCGGGGCAGGCGCTCTGGGCGGGGTTCGCCGCCAACATCGTCTTCCTGATCGCCCTGCCGTTCTGGGGCCGTCTGAGCGACAGGATCGGCCGGAAGCCGGTCCTCATCATCGGCGGTGTGGGGTGCGCGGCGCTGCACTTCCCCATGACCTGGCTGCTCCGGGATTCGGTGTGGCAGCTGTTCGTCTCGATGGCCGTGATGCTCGTCTTCATCGCCGCCGGGGCCGCGATCGCCCCCGCGGTGTACGCGGAGCTGTTCCCGGCGAAGGTCCGCACGGCCGGCGTCGGCATCCCGTACGCCCTCGCGGTGGCGGCGTTCGGCGGCACCGCGCCTTACCTCCAGACCCTGTTCACCGATGTGGTGAAGCAGCCGTGGATGTTCAACCTCTACGCGGTGGTCCTGAGCATCATCTCGATCCTGGTGGTGCTGCGGCTTCCGGAGACCCGGGGCAAGGACCTGAGCAGCTGA
- a CDS encoding Lrp/AsnC family transcriptional regulator, whose protein sequence is MSVPRERFHPLPGFHPLGVPAVELSEEDLRLLHALQIAPRVSWLDAAGILGSHPATLARRWERLRASGRAWITAHLAGDPSVMILAFADIECEPGLREQAQTALAAIPEVATIDVATGNPDLALTVLAPSLAECTERILPQVASAPGVLHVHSELCTRLHSGGHSWRLAALDREEIAAFTRLGAVEPHHGPVPDAALDLLPFLALNGRAGVSDMARALDRSPATVHRQLAKILGSDLLTFRCEVAQGPAGYPVACRWLAKAPAGQHAQVAAALSGLRNVRLAASTTGRTNFIIMMWLRTVADVLTAELTLQERLPQIELVQSTVMLRSAKRVGFMLGPDGTATGQVVPGPGMPQELPGVGPGIMDA, encoded by the coding sequence ATGAGCGTGCCACGTGAGCGTTTTCATCCACTACCGGGTTTTCATCCCCTGGGGGTCCCCGCCGTCGAGCTGTCCGAGGAGGACCTTCGCCTCCTGCACGCCCTCCAGATCGCCCCGCGCGTCTCCTGGCTCGACGCCGCCGGCATCCTCGGCTCCCACCCCGCGACGCTGGCCCGCCGCTGGGAACGGCTGCGGGCCTCGGGACGGGCGTGGATCACGGCCCATCTCGCGGGCGACCCGTCCGTCATGATCCTCGCCTTCGCGGACATCGAGTGCGAGCCGGGGCTCCGCGAACAGGCTCAGACGGCTCTGGCCGCCATCCCCGAAGTGGCCACGATCGACGTGGCCACGGGGAACCCGGACCTCGCGCTCACCGTGCTGGCGCCGTCGCTCGCCGAATGCACGGAGCGCATCCTGCCGCAGGTCGCCTCGGCGCCAGGGGTCCTCCATGTGCACAGCGAACTCTGCACCCGCCTGCACTCCGGCGGACATTCGTGGCGGCTCGCCGCGCTCGACCGCGAGGAGATCGCCGCCTTCACGCGCCTCGGCGCGGTCGAACCGCACCACGGACCCGTCCCCGACGCCGCCCTGGACCTCCTCCCGTTCCTGGCGCTCAACGGCCGGGCCGGCGTCTCCGACATGGCCCGCGCCCTCGACCGGAGTCCGGCCACCGTGCACCGCCAGCTCGCGAAGATCCTGGGCAGCGACCTCCTGACCTTCCGCTGCGAGGTCGCCCAGGGTCCCGCCGGATACCCTGTCGCGTGCCGCTGGCTCGCCAAGGCGCCCGCCGGACAGCACGCCCAGGTGGCCGCGGCGCTGAGCGGGCTGCGGAACGTGCGCCTCGCCGCGTCCACGACGGGCCGGACCAACTTCATCATCATGATGTGGCTCCGCACGGTGGCCGACGTCCTCACCGCCGAACTGACGCTGCAGGAACGGCTCCCCCAGATCGAACTCGTGCAGAGCACGGTCATGCTGCGCAGCGCCAAGCGCGTGGGCTTCATGCTCGGCCCGGACGGCACCGCCACGGGCCAGGTGGTCCCCGGACCCGGGATGCCGCAGGAATTGCCCGGCGTGGGACCCGGCATCATGGACGCATGA
- a CDS encoding GNAT family N-acetyltransferase: MSQDDTFNADVTTRNNPELHRYEVFVGEKLAGFAQYRLTPGRVDFVHTEVAQEFSGQGLAGVLAHFAIDDVVAAGQRVVPHCPFIAAYLRKHHANDQFIDWP; the protein is encoded by the coding sequence ATGAGCCAGGACGACACCTTCAACGCCGATGTGACCACCCGTAACAACCCCGAACTGCATCGCTACGAGGTGTTCGTCGGGGAAAAGCTCGCGGGTTTCGCGCAGTACCGGCTCACCCCGGGCCGGGTGGACTTCGTGCACACCGAGGTCGCCCAGGAGTTCAGCGGGCAGGGCTTGGCGGGGGTGCTGGCGCACTTCGCGATCGACGACGTGGTCGCGGCCGGCCAGCGTGTCGTGCCGCACTGCCCGTTCATCGCCGCTTATCTGCGGAAGCACCACGCCAACGACCAGTTCATCGACTGGCCGTAG
- a CDS encoding YnfA family protein, with the protein MSILKSILLFALSAVAEIGGAWLIWQAVREDKGWWWAGLGVIALGLYGFVASLQPDAHFGRILAAYGGVFVAGSLAWGVIVDGFRPDRWDLIGAFLCLAGVAVIMFAPRGAA; encoded by the coding sequence ATGAGCATCCTCAAGTCCATCCTCCTTTTCGCCCTCTCCGCCGTGGCCGAGATCGGTGGCGCGTGGCTCATCTGGCAGGCCGTGCGCGAGGACAAGGGCTGGTGGTGGGCCGGGCTCGGGGTGATCGCCCTGGGCCTCTACGGCTTCGTCGCCAGCCTGCAGCCGGATGCGCACTTCGGGCGGATCCTCGCCGCGTACGGCGGCGTGTTCGTGGCCGGCTCGCTGGCGTGGGGCGTGATCGTGGACGGCTTCCGCCCCGACCGCTGGGATCTGATCGGGGCCTTCCTCTGCCTGGCGGGCGTCGCCGTCATCATGTTCGCACCGCGCGGCGCGGCCTGA
- a CDS encoding FAD-binding oxidoreductase encodes MHEIAATLTQQLGPDKVATDPVLVREYSQDRAPDRPEAPALAVVFAGSAEDVQTTVRACAAAGVRVVPRGAGSGLSGGAHAVKDSVIISLERMNRILDVRAEDEVAVVEPGVVNADLNAAAAEHGLMYAPDPASFTFATIGGNIGTNAGGLRCAKYGVTRDSVLALDVVLADGELVRLGHATFKGVAGYDLVALLVGSEGTLGIVVGATVRLRHLPVKVVTIAAFFPDLPSAAAGVLAVGRARVQPAIMELMDRASIEDADALNGTAFASRGSALLLVQTDGFGADAEAAVVREVLREAGGALADESSLRAGSSDAERFVLIRRNNRGSGAEDRLRVGEDVAVPRSLLVDYAAELERIAAEYRVGMKLVAHAGDGNLHPTFWAEPQPGEEEAAVADLDRALDDSVRVALAMGGTITGEHGIGSFKLRWLGWEQSERVRELQRGIKDVFDPHGVLNPGKAI; translated from the coding sequence ATGCACGAGATCGCCGCCACCCTCACTCAGCAGCTCGGACCGGACAAGGTCGCCACGGATCCCGTCCTGGTGCGGGAATACAGCCAGGACCGGGCCCCGGATCGTCCGGAGGCACCCGCCCTCGCAGTGGTTTTCGCCGGCTCCGCCGAAGATGTTCAGACCACGGTGCGCGCCTGCGCCGCGGCCGGTGTCCGGGTGGTGCCGCGGGGGGCGGGATCGGGGCTCTCGGGCGGGGCGCACGCCGTCAAGGACAGCGTGATCATCAGCCTCGAACGGATGAACCGCATCCTGGACGTCCGCGCCGAGGACGAGGTCGCCGTGGTCGAGCCGGGGGTGGTGAACGCCGACCTCAACGCCGCCGCCGCGGAGCACGGCCTCATGTACGCGCCGGATCCGGCCAGCTTCACGTTCGCCACGATCGGCGGGAACATCGGCACGAACGCCGGCGGGCTGCGCTGCGCCAAGTACGGGGTGACGCGCGACTCGGTGCTGGCGCTCGACGTCGTGCTGGCCGACGGCGAGCTGGTGCGCCTGGGGCACGCCACCTTCAAGGGCGTGGCCGGCTATGACCTGGTCGCCCTCCTGGTCGGCTCCGAGGGGACGCTCGGGATCGTGGTGGGTGCGACCGTCCGGCTGCGGCATCTGCCGGTCAAGGTCGTGACGATCGCCGCCTTCTTCCCGGATCTCCCGTCCGCGGCCGCGGGTGTCCTGGCGGTCGGCCGGGCCCGCGTCCAGCCCGCGATCATGGAATTGATGGACCGCGCCTCGATCGAGGACGCCGACGCCCTCAACGGCACGGCCTTCGCCAGCCGCGGCAGCGCCCTGCTCCTCGTCCAGACCGACGGCTTCGGCGCGGACGCGGAGGCCGCCGTCGTGCGCGAGGTCCTGCGGGAGGCGGGCGGCGCCCTGGCCGACGAATCGTCGCTTCGCGCCGGCTCCTCGGACGCCGAGCGCTTCGTGCTGATCCGGCGCAACAACCGCGGGTCCGGGGCCGAGGACCGCTTGCGCGTGGGCGAGGACGTCGCGGTGCCGCGGTCGCTCCTGGTGGACTACGCGGCCGAACTGGAACGGATCGCCGCCGAGTACCGGGTGGGGATGAAGCTCGTGGCCCATGCCGGGGACGGCAATCTGCACCCGACGTTCTGGGCCGAACCGCAGCCCGGCGAGGAGGAGGCCGCGGTGGCCGATCTGGACCGGGCCCTGGATGATTCCGTGCGCGTGGCCCTCGCGATGGGCGGCACGATCACGGGCGAGCACGGGATCGGCAGTTTCAAGCTGCGCTGGCTCGGCTGGGAGCAGTCCGAGCGGGTCCGCGAACTCCAGCGCGGCATCAAGGACGTCTTCGACCCCCACGGCGTCCTCAACCCCGGCAAGGCCATCTGA
- a CDS encoding M20 metallopeptidase family protein yields the protein MAITDDARTLQDQLIQWRHAFHQAPEIGLDLPRTQEKVLAALDGLGLEISTGTDTTSVTAVLRGTAGLPAASPSAGAAGTGARPAVLLRADMDALPVQERTGVEYTSRIDGAMHACGHDLHTAMLLGAATLLADSRHRIAGDVVFMFQPGEEGYDGASVMVREGVLDAAGRRVDAAFGMHVFSSLEPHGRFVTRPGVMMSASDGLFVRVLGAGGHGSAPHAAKDPVTVSAEMILALQTMVTRQFDMFDPTVLTVGRLAAGTKRNVIPDTAEFDATIRTFSEANRERMQTAIPRLLQGIAHAHGLDVEVTYLPEYPLTVTDTAETEFAESAITELFDGRHSRLAQPLSGSEDFSRVLAEVPGSFVGLSAVPEGVDPRTSAFNHSPYATFDDAVLADGAAVYAQLALSRTALLATAPSDTAPSGSTSSGSAPSDSEQPDSAQPAVR from the coding sequence ATGGCCATCACGGACGACGCAAGGACGTTGCAGGACCAGCTCATCCAGTGGAGGCACGCCTTCCACCAGGCCCCCGAGATCGGGCTGGATCTGCCCCGGACGCAGGAGAAGGTCCTGGCCGCACTGGATGGCCTGGGGCTGGAGATCTCCACCGGCACGGACACCACCTCGGTCACCGCGGTCCTCCGCGGCACGGCCGGCCTCCCCGCCGCGAGCCCCTCCGCCGGGGCCGCCGGGACGGGGGCACGCCCCGCGGTCCTGCTCCGCGCCGACATGGACGCCCTCCCGGTCCAGGAGCGCACGGGCGTCGAGTACACCTCCAGGATCGACGGCGCGATGCACGCCTGCGGCCACGACCTCCACACCGCCATGCTGCTCGGCGCCGCGACCCTCCTCGCCGACAGCCGGCACCGGATCGCCGGCGACGTCGTCTTCATGTTCCAGCCGGGGGAGGAGGGCTACGACGGCGCGTCGGTCATGGTGCGCGAAGGGGTCCTGGACGCCGCCGGCCGCCGGGTGGACGCTGCGTTCGGCATGCACGTCTTCTCCTCGCTCGAGCCGCACGGCCGTTTCGTCACCCGCCCCGGCGTCATGATGAGCGCGTCGGACGGCCTGTTCGTCCGGGTGCTCGGCGCCGGCGGCCACGGCTCGGCTCCCCACGCTGCGAAGGACCCGGTCACGGTGTCCGCCGAGATGATCCTGGCCCTGCAGACCATGGTCACGCGGCAGTTCGACATGTTCGACCCGACCGTCCTCACCGTCGGCCGCCTGGCAGCCGGCACCAAGCGCAACGTCATCCCGGACACCGCCGAGTTCGACGCCACGATCCGCACCTTCTCCGAGGCGAACCGGGAGCGCATGCAGACCGCGATCCCGCGCCTGCTCCAGGGCATCGCCCACGCCCACGGTCTGGACGTGGAGGTCACCTACCTCCCCGAGTACCCGCTCACCGTCACGGACACCGCCGAGACCGAGTTCGCGGAATCCGCCATCACGGAGCTCTTCGACGGACGGCACTCCCGGCTGGCCCAGCCCCTCAGCGGCTCCGAGGACTTCTCGCGCGTGCTCGCGGAGGTGCCCGGCAGCTTCGTCGGGCTCAGCGCGGTGCCGGAGGGCGTCGATCCCCGGACGAGCGCTTTCAACCACTCGCCCTACGCCACCTTCGACGACGCGGTGCTCGCCGACGGCGCGGCAGTCTACGCGCAGCTCGCGCTGTCCCGCACCGCGCTCCTTGCGACAGCCCCGAGCGACACTGCGCCATCGGGCTCAACGTCATCGGGCTCAGCGCCATCGGACTCAGAGCAGCCGGATTCCGCCCAGCCGGCCGTCCGCTGA
- a CDS encoding TetR/AcrR family transcriptional regulator, giving the protein MSSTGTADGDSVESDGIARRASGRPKGADSAARREEILAAAARVFSEDGYRGTSMSSLARSCGLSLTGLLHHFPTKDALLAAVMEWRDARDLALLSGRDREEPRGWAAVERLVDLVRHNTRQPGMVRLFTTLAGEAAAHDHPASSWLLEHHRLAEAKILRSFREAAEDGRLLPGAPVESLARCLVAAMDGLQMQWLSDPDDDGAAMADDFAVLVETIRERWGR; this is encoded by the coding sequence ATGAGCTCCACGGGCACGGCGGACGGCGATTCCGTCGAGTCCGACGGGATCGCCCGCCGTGCCAGCGGCCGGCCCAAGGGCGCGGACAGCGCCGCCCGGCGGGAGGAGATCCTGGCCGCCGCGGCACGGGTCTTCTCCGAGGACGGGTACCGGGGCACGTCGATGAGCTCCCTGGCGCGGTCCTGCGGCTTGAGCCTGACAGGACTGCTGCACCACTTCCCCACCAAGGACGCGCTCCTGGCGGCGGTCATGGAGTGGCGCGACGCACGGGACTTGGCGCTGCTGAGCGGTCGGGACCGCGAGGAGCCGCGGGGCTGGGCCGCCGTGGAGCGGCTGGTGGACCTGGTCCGGCACAACACCCGGCAGCCCGGCATGGTCCGGCTCTTCACCACCCTGGCCGGAGAGGCGGCGGCCCACGACCACCCCGCCAGCTCCTGGCTCCTGGAACACCACCGGCTGGCGGAGGCGAAGATCCTCCGGTCCTTCCGGGAGGCGGCCGAGGACGGCCGGCTCCTGCCCGGCGCCCCCGTAGAATCGCTGGCGCGGTGCCTCGTGGCGGCCATGGACGGGCTGCAGATGCAGTGGCTGTCCGATCCGGACGACGACGGCGCGGCCATGGCGGACGACTTCGCCGTCCTGGTCGAGACCATCCGGGAGCGCTGGGGCCGCTGA